A region of Salmo salar chromosome ssa17, Ssal_v3.1, whole genome shotgun sequence DNA encodes the following proteins:
- the LOC106575033 gene encoding uncharacterized protein isoform X1 produces MEPSGTNHKDEKDTAFMKVEEEEKEKDEEDEEEEDEDEEEEEDDSETTVIDGEEESDDKAKETEPQQQEKQAWAPTTYSKFGKEVFCYVGQEISIFEALDSYGAVIWPAALALCHYLETNVEQVNLVDKAVLELGAGPGLVSIVATLLGAWVTATDLPEIIGNLRANLLRNTRGRCRYTPQAAALSWGPEVERTYPRSVYRYDYVLAADVVYHHDYLEELLFTMRYFCRPGTTLIWANKVRLKTDLSFTENFQNTFNTTLLAEIGEVNIFMGTCRETEEEPELVPGKQQEEEEEEHVTEEWKWERFTGNGLQEMEEEFKTDETTENEEEDETQKKVLKEEKDRENQEDSQEDCRDDEEQQNSAGSRSTSESELGGLEEADTQDSNVQQEDRPVRVEQFVAEADKRSEEQDNSLEEEEADAGDGSCQAWEEHTLEHSDEGYEDDDDGAENTNSRCSTEVTDEDIIEELDTKETKDTGNAQLDNTHVPWIRLDREVYFYAGHKINIVEAMDSHGGVIWPAALALCNYLETNTDVIDLKGKQVLELGSGTGLVSIVASLLGAQVTATDLPDVLSNLRYNLLRNTRGRSKYTPEVTALTWGPEVERTYPRSVYRYDYVLAADVVYHLDLEELLVTMKYFCCPGTTLIWANKVRLKTNLVFTEDFKNTFNTTLLAEMGEVKIFKATCKR; encoded by the exons ATGGAACCTTCAGGCACAAATCACAAAGATGAGAAGGACACTGCTTTCAtgaaagtagaggaggaggagaaggagaaagatgaGGAAgacgaagaggaggaagatgaagatgaggaggaggaggaagacgatAGCGAGACAACAGTGATAGACGGTGAAGAGGAATCAGATGACAAAGCCAAGGAGACTGAACCCCAGCAGCAGGAGAAGCAGGCCTGGGCCCCCACTACCTACTCCAAGTTTGGTAAAGAGGTGTTCTGCTACGTAGGACAGGAGATCAGCATCTTTGAGGCCTTGGACTCTTACGGTGCTGTCATCTGGCCAGCG GCGTTGGCTCTGTGTCACTACCTAGAGACCAACGTTGAGCAGGTGAACCTGGTGGACAAGGCCGTGCTGGAGCTAGGAGCAGGCCCTGGCCTAGTGTCTATTGTAGCCACACTCCTAG GTGCCTGGGTCACAGCTACAGACCTACCAGAGATCATAGGTAACCTGAGAGCCAACCTACTCCGTAACACCAGAGGGCGCTGTAGGTACACTCCCCAAGCTGCAGCTCTGTCCTGGGGTCCTGAGGTGGAACGCACCTACCCCAGATCCGTCTATCGCTATGACTACGTGCTGGCGGCTGACGTGGTGTATCACCATGACTACCTGGAAGAGCTGCTGTTCACCATGAGATACTTCTGCCGGccag GAACCACTCTGATCTGGGCCAACAAGGTCCGCCTCAAAACAGACCTGAGCTTCACAGAGAACTTCCAGAACACCTTCAACACCACACTGCTGGCAGAGATTGGAGAAGTAAACATATTCATGGGCACGTGtcgagaaacagaggaggaaccaGAGCTGGTCCCAGGAaaacaacaggaagaagaggaggaagaacatgTCACAGAGGAGTGGAAATGGGAAAGGTTTACAGGAAATGGTTTACAGGAAATGGAGGAAGAGTTTAAGACAGATGAAACAACTGAGAATGAGGAAGAAGACGAGACACAGAAGAAGGtactgaaagaggagaaggacagagaaaaCCAGGAAGACTCTCAGGAGGATTGCAGAGACGATGAAGAGCAGCAGAATTCTGCTGGCTCACGTTCTACCTCCGAATCGGAGCTTGGGGGTCTTG AGGAGGCAGACACTCAGGACTCAAATGTCCAGCAGGAGGATAGACCAGTCCGGGTTGAGCAGTTTGTTGCGGAGGCAGACAAAAGGTCAGAGGAACAAGACAacagtttggaggaggaggaggctgatGCAGGTGATGGCAGTTGCCAAGCATGGGAGGAACATACGTTGGAACATAGTGATGAAGgatatgaggatgatgatgatggtgcagAAAACACTAACTCCCGCTGTAGCACCGAAGTGACTGACGAAGACATTATCG AGGAGTTGGACACCAAGGAAACCAAGGATACAGGAAATGCCCAGCTGGATAATACCCACGTCCCCTGGATACGACTGGACAGAGAGGTCTACTTCTATGCTGGGCACAAAATCAACATCGTAGAGGCAATGGACTCCCATGGCGGAGTGATATGGCCAGCA GCATTGGCTCTATGTAACTACCTGGAGACCAATACTGATGTGATAGATCTGAAAGGAAAGCAGGTTTTGGAACTGGGATCAGGGACAGGATTAGTGTCTATCGTTGCCAGTCTACTGG GTGCCCAGGTGACGGCCACCGACCTCCCAGACGTCCTTAGTAATCTGAGATACAACCTACTCCGAAACACCAGAGGGCGCTCTAAATATACACCTGAGGTGACAGCTCTAACCTGGGGTCCTGAGGTGGAACGCACCTACCCCAGATCCGTCTATCGCTATGACTACGTGCTGGCGGCTGACGTGGTGTATCACCTGGACTTGGAGGAGCTGTTGGTTACCATGAAATACTTCTGTTGTCCAGGAACCACTCTGATCTGGGCCAACAAGGTCCGCCTCAAGACAAACCTGGTATTCACTGAGGACTTCAAGAACACCTTCAACACCACCCtgctggctgagatgggagaggtTAAGATCTTCAAGGCCACGTGTAAAAGGTAG
- the LOC106575033 gene encoding uncharacterized protein isoform X2: MEPSGTNHKDEKDTAFMKVEEEEKEKDEEDEEEEDEDEEEEKDDSETTVIDGEEESDDKAKETEPQQQEKQAWAPTTYSKFGKEVFCYVGQEISIFEALDSYGAVIWPAALALCHYLETNVEQVNLVDKAVLELGAGPGLVSIVATLLGAWVTATDLPEIIGNLRANLLRNTRGRCRYTPQAAALSWGPEVERTYPRSVYRYDYVLAADVVYHHDYLEELLFTMRYFCRPGTTLIWANKVRLKTDLSFTENFQNTFNTTLLAEIGEVNIFMGTCRETEEEPELVPGKQQEEEEEEHVTEEWKWERFTGNGLQEMEEEFKTDETTENEEEDETQKKVLKEEKDRENQEDSQEDCRDDEEQQNSAGSRSTSESELGGLEEADTQDSNVQQEDRPVRVEQFVAEADKRSEEQDNSLEEEEADAGDGSCQAWEEHTLEHSDEGYEDDDDGAENTNSRCSTEVTDEDIIEELDTKETKDTGNAQLDNTHVPWIRLDREVYFYAGHKINIVEAMDSHGGVIWPAALALCNYLETNTDVIDLKGKQVLELGSGTGLVSIVASLLGAQVTATDLPDVLSNLRYNLLRNTRGRSKYTPEVTALTWGPEVERTYPRSVYRYDYVLAADVVYHLDLEELLVTMKYFCCPGTTLIWANKVRLKTNLVFTEDFKNTFNTTLLAEMGEVKIFKATCKR; encoded by the exons ATGGAACCTTCAGGCACAAATCACAAAGATGAGAAGGACACTGCTTTCAtgaaagtagaggaggaggagaaggagaaagatgaGGAAgacgaagaggaggaagatgaagatgaggaggaggagaaagacgaTAGCGAGACAACAGTGATAGACGGTGAAGAGGAATCAGATGACAAAGCCAAGGAGACTGAACCCCAGCAGCAGGAGAAGCAGGCCTGGGCCCCCACTACCTACTCCAAGTTTGGTAAAGAGGTGTTCTGCTACGTAGGACAGGAGATCAGCATCTTTGAGGCCTTGGACTCTTACGGTGCTGTCATCTGGCCAGCG GCGTTGGCTCTGTGTCACTACCTAGAGACCAACGTTGAGCAGGTGAACCTGGTGGACAAGGCAGTGCTGGAGCTAGGAGCAGGCCCTGGCCTAGTGTCTATTGTAGCCACACTCCTAG GTGCCTGGGTCACAGCTACAGACCTACCAGAGATCATTGGTAACCTGAGAGCCAACCTACTCCGTAACACAAGAGGGCGCTGTAGGTACACTCCCCAAGCTGCAGCTCTGTCCTGGGGTCCTGAGGTGGAACGCACCTACCCCAGATCCGTCTATCGCTATGACTACGTGCTGGCGGCTGACGTGGTGTATCACCATGACTACCTGGAAGAGCTGTTGTTCACCATGAGATACTTCTGCCGGccag GAACCACTCTGATCTGGGCCAACAAGGTCCGCCTCAAAACAGACCTGAGCTTCACAGAGAACTTCCAGAACACCTTCAACACCACACTGCTGGCAGAGATTGGAGAAGTAAACATATTCATGGGCACGTGtcgagaaacagaggaggaaccaGAGCTGGTCCCAGGAaaacaacaggaagaagaggaggaagaacatgTCACAGAGGAGTGGAAATGGGAAAGGTTTACAGGAAATGGTTTACAGGAAATGGAGGAAGAGTTTAAGACAGATGAAACAACTGAGAATGAGGAAGAAGACGAGACACAGAAGAAGGtactgaaagaggagaaggacagagaaaaCCAGGAAGACTCTCAGGAGGATTGCAGAGACGATGAAGAGCAGCAGAATTCTGCTGGCTCACGTTCTACCTCCGAATCGGAGCTTGGGGGTCTTG AGGAGGCAGACACTCAGGACTCAAATGTCCAGCAGGAGGATAGACCAGTCCGGGTTGAGCAGTTTGTTGCGGAGGCAGACAAAAGGTCAGAGGAACAAGACAacagtttggaggaggaggaggctgatGCAGGTGATGGCAGTTGCCAAGCATGGGAGGAACATACGTTGGAACATAGTGATGAAGgatatgaggatgatgatgatggtgcagAAAACACTAACTCCCGCTGTAGCACCGAAGTGACTGACGAAGACATTATCG AGGAGTTGGACACCAAGGAAACCAAGGATACAGGAAATGCCCAGCTGGATAATACCCACGTCCCCTGGATACGACTGGACAGAGAGGTCTACTTCTATGCTGGGCACAAAATCAACATCGTAGAGGCAATGGACTCCCATGGCGGAGTGATATGGCCAGCA GCATTGGCTCTATGTAACTACCTGGAGACCAATACTGATGTGATAGATCTGAAAGGAAAGCAGGTTTTGGAACTGGGATCAGGGACAGGATTAGTGTCTATCGTTGCCAGTCTACTGG GTGCCCAGGTGACGGCCACCGACCTCCCAGACGTCCTTAGTAATCTGAGATACAACCTACTCCGAAACACCAGAGGGCGCTCTAAATATACACCTGAGGTGACAGCTCTAACCTGGGGTCCTGAGGTGGAACGCACCTACCCCAGATCCGTCTATCGCTATGACTACGTGCTGGCGGCTGACGTGGTGTATCACCTGGACTTGGAGGAGCTGTTGGTTACCATGAAATACTTCTGTTGTCCAGGAACCACTCTGATCTGGGCCAACAAGGTCCGCCTCAAGACAAACCTGGTATTCACTGAGGACTTCAAGAACACCTTCAACACCACCCtgctggctgagatgggagaggtTAAGATCTTCAAGGCCACGTGTAAAAGGTAG